In a single window of the Phycisphaerales bacterium genome:
- a CDS encoding type II secretion system protein, translated as MVRRRPAHAFTLIELLVVVAIIALLMSILLPALGQAREQGRQAVCSSNLRQVAMGFNSYAADWQGFLPGGAFDRHREWLGTANYSLNTTNYNLAYANAEAAPQSGTIYSYVGEQDKVYFCPNHKALPEDRSTGLKRYSYTAPLVMAGAPIHLPRRCLLLTHPGRTGPPLNRWEYATRSVLPPLVVEEDTRYFLEYVRDSGWSNWDSISTRHRGRGFMAFLDGHVERMNVSNGRQPNVEDDFYRFKALNGWLAVGHKHVNLGNYQDPTLSANDPVLGFKPVRMGYLRKYYDARIAPN; from the coding sequence ATGGTGCGACGCCGGCCTGCCCATGCCTTCACGCTCATTGAGCTGCTGGTGGTCGTCGCGATCATTGCGTTGCTGATGTCGATCCTCCTACCCGCACTCGGCCAGGCGCGTGAGCAGGGAAGACAAGCGGTATGCAGCAGCAACCTGCGACAGGTGGCCATGGGGTTCAACTCGTATGCCGCGGACTGGCAGGGTTTCCTCCCCGGCGGTGCGTTCGACCGCCACCGGGAATGGCTCGGGACGGCCAACTACTCGCTGAACACCACCAACTACAATCTTGCCTACGCCAATGCAGAAGCGGCACCGCAATCCGGTACGATCTACTCCTACGTCGGCGAGCAGGACAAGGTCTATTTCTGTCCGAACCACAAGGCCCTGCCGGAGGACCGTTCGACCGGCCTGAAGCGCTACAGTTACACCGCACCGCTCGTGATGGCCGGCGCCCCCATACACCTCCCGCGGCGCTGCCTGCTGCTGACGCATCCCGGCCGGACCGGGCCGCCCCTGAACCGCTGGGAGTACGCGACCCGCTCGGTCTTGCCGCCACTCGTGGTGGAGGAGGATACCCGTTACTTCCTCGAATATGTGCGCGACAGCGGCTGGTCCAATTGGGACAGCATCTCGACGCGGCACCGCGGCCGGGGATTCATGGCGTTCCTCGATGGTCACGTTGAGCGGATGAACGTGTCGAATGGTCGACAGCCGAACGTAGAGGACGATTTTTACCGCTTCAAAGCGTTGAACGGGTGGTTGGCAGTGGGCCACAAGCATGTGAACCTGGGGAATTACCAGGATCCGACACTTTCGGCCAATGACCCGGTTCTGGGTTTCAAACCGGTTCGGATGGGGTACTTGCGCAAGTATTACGACGCGCGCATCGCACCGAACTGA